A region from the Branchiostoma lanceolatum isolate klBraLanc5 chromosome 2, klBraLanc5.hap2, whole genome shotgun sequence genome encodes:
- the LOC136426522 gene encoding MAM and LDL-receptor class A domain-containing protein 1-like — MCGRIDITGPYASGPAPPGGLNSVPTANCQRQCDVTDRTPVCGWDGKQVRQYAGTCPMAIASCIQMQPITATPCGGATASCATGQFPCTTGAQCIPHLQRCDGVRDCRDGTDEVACPQPNPCSYNAFRCKSGACIPKLKLCNGVRDCTDGSDESSPPCGSAPGPGPAPGPGPGPAPGPGPSPAPNCFVICHKHTSQCDAAFRCVNCQHNTEGYKCERCKAGYWGIATNGTPLDCRPFTSFPGSRPPTNLTP; from the exons GCCCGTACGCCTCCGGCCCGGCACCACCAGGCGGGTTGAACAGCGTTCCTACCGCCAACTGCCAGCGGCAGTGTGACGTCACGGACCGTACCCCGGTGTGTGGATGGGACGGAAAACAAGTACGACAGTACGCCGGTACCTGTCCCATGGCCATAGCCTCGTGTATTCAGATGCAGCCCATCACGGCCACACCTTGTGGAG GGGCGACGGCGTCCTGTGCGACCGGCCAGTTCCCGTGCACCACCGGTGCGCAGTGCATCCCTCACCTCCAGCGGTGTGACGGCGTCAGGGACTGCAGAGACGGAACCGACGAGGTCGCCTGCCCGCAAC CAAACCCCTGCAGTTACAACGCATTCCGCTGCAAGTCCGGCGCTTGCATCCCGAAGCTGAAACTCTGCAACGGCGTGAGGGACTGTACCGACGGATCCGACGAATCATCGCCACCTTGCG GCTCTGCCCCTGGCCCCGGTCCAGCTCCTGGCCCCGGACCTGGCCCCGCCCCTGGCCCCGGACCGAGCCCCGCCCCCAACTGTTTCGTAATCTGTCACAAGCACACCAGCCAGTGTGACGCTGCCTTCAGATGTGTG aactGCCAACATAACACGGAAGGGTACAAGTGTGAGCGGTGTAAGGCCGGGTACTGGGGAATCGCCACCAACGGCACCCCGCTGGACTGTCGTCCGTTCACCTCCTTCCCCGGCTCCCGGCCGCCAACCAACCTCACGCCATGA